From Pagrus major chromosome 18, Pma_NU_1.0, a single genomic window includes:
- the il12ba gene encoding interleukin 12Ba precursor isoform X1, whose translation MWGNSSTKCQLITHIKGAHKTQDSTFILDISAKMKLFIFSIVCVLLQVTRQNPISHWPLLPHILVVEVDGTNGQLPLSCLETPEELTRSDNKSQDILWMKNGEKTAQRGNSYVVELEESLGGANYTCYSEDGSLLNHTVVLIKEDETKKRKILVKADQEDYLKCSAQNYKGEFHCSWTWHRHRVGKVAFIKARRVSDDIDTECSVDTSGQNWTCSSGQSNFLCSVDDSGNRILCADKQHCPYAEESERILITVYVKTEHFLVENYSKQFFLSDIVKPDKVKISKVNTTMIEWTYPSSWSSPFSYFPLTFQIALFKRPCKRCDNPCTDSKATKTLTVDFADICQFEVKRKTKAVCIRAKDAFCNSPWSEWSHFGLEKNKKNKHQRNKKRA comes from the exons ATGTGGGGAAATTCGTCCACGAAATGTCAGCTCATCACTCACATAAAAGGCGCTCACAAGACGCAAGACTCGACATTTATCCTGGACATCAGTGCCAAG AtgaagttatttattttcagcatCGTCTGTGTGCTTCTACAAGTCACTCGCCAAAATCCCATCAGCCACTGGCCTCTGCTACCCCACA TTCTGGTTGTGGAGGTGGACGGCACTAATGGCCAGCTGCCCCTGAGCTGTCTGGAGACACCAGAGGAGCTTACGAGGAGTGACAACAAGAGTCAGGATATTTTATGGATGAAGAACGGAGAGAAGACAGCACAGAGAGGAAACTCGTATgtggtggagctggaggagagctTAGGAGGAGCCAACTACACCTGTTACAGTGAGGACGGATCACTCCTCAATCACACCGTGGTTCTGATCAAAGAGGACGAAACTAAAAAGAGGAAGATTCTTGTGAAAGCTGACCAAG AAGATTATTTGAAGTGCTCGGCTCAAAATTACAAGGGAGAGTTCCACTGCTCTTGGACCTGGCACCGCCATCGCGTTGGCAAAGTAGCATTCATCAAGGCTCGACG GGTTTCTGACGACATTGACACTGAGTGTTCTGTAGACACCAGTGGTCAGAATTGGACATGCTCCTCAGGTCAGAGCAATTTTTTATGTTCGGTGGACGACAGCGGCAACAGGATCTTGTGTGCGGACAAGCAGCACTGCCCCTACGCTGAGGAGAGTGAGCGGATCCTCATCACTGTCTATGTGAAGACAGAGCACTTCCTGGTGGAGAACTACTCCAAACAATTTTTCCTGTCAGATATAG TGAAACCTGATAAGGTGAAGATCAGTAAAGTCAACACTACGATGATAGAGTGGACTTACCCAAGCTCCTGGAGCAGTCCCTTCTCCTACTTCCCTCTCACTTTCCAGATTGCTCTGTTCAAACGGCCATGTAAAAGGTGTGATAACCCGTGCACTGACTCAAAGGCCACAAAG acCTTGACAGTCGACTTCGCAGACATTTGTCAGTTTGAAGTCAAGCGCAAGACTAAGGCTGTCTGTATCCGAGCTAAGGACGCTTTCTGCAACTCACCATGGAGCGAGTGGAGCCACTTTGG ATtggagaagaacaagaagaacaaacatcagcgaaacaaaaaaagagcgtga
- the il12ba gene encoding interleukin 12Ba precursor isoform X2, protein MKLFIFSIVCVLLQVTRQNPISHWPLLPHILVVEVDGTNGQLPLSCLETPEELTRSDNKSQDILWMKNGEKTAQRGNSYVVELEESLGGANYTCYSEDGSLLNHTVVLIKEDETKKRKILVKADQEDYLKCSAQNYKGEFHCSWTWHRHRVGKVAFIKARRVSDDIDTECSVDTSGQNWTCSSGQSNFLCSVDDSGNRILCADKQHCPYAEESERILITVYVKTEHFLVENYSKQFFLSDIVKPDKVKISKVNTTMIEWTYPSSWSSPFSYFPLTFQIALFKRPCKRCDNPCTDSKATKTLTVDFADICQFEVKRKTKAVCIRAKDAFCNSPWSEWSHFGLEKNKKNKHQRNKKRA, encoded by the exons AtgaagttatttattttcagcatCGTCTGTGTGCTTCTACAAGTCACTCGCCAAAATCCCATCAGCCACTGGCCTCTGCTACCCCACA TTCTGGTTGTGGAGGTGGACGGCACTAATGGCCAGCTGCCCCTGAGCTGTCTGGAGACACCAGAGGAGCTTACGAGGAGTGACAACAAGAGTCAGGATATTTTATGGATGAAGAACGGAGAGAAGACAGCACAGAGAGGAAACTCGTATgtggtggagctggaggagagctTAGGAGGAGCCAACTACACCTGTTACAGTGAGGACGGATCACTCCTCAATCACACCGTGGTTCTGATCAAAGAGGACGAAACTAAAAAGAGGAAGATTCTTGTGAAAGCTGACCAAG AAGATTATTTGAAGTGCTCGGCTCAAAATTACAAGGGAGAGTTCCACTGCTCTTGGACCTGGCACCGCCATCGCGTTGGCAAAGTAGCATTCATCAAGGCTCGACG GGTTTCTGACGACATTGACACTGAGTGTTCTGTAGACACCAGTGGTCAGAATTGGACATGCTCCTCAGGTCAGAGCAATTTTTTATGTTCGGTGGACGACAGCGGCAACAGGATCTTGTGTGCGGACAAGCAGCACTGCCCCTACGCTGAGGAGAGTGAGCGGATCCTCATCACTGTCTATGTGAAGACAGAGCACTTCCTGGTGGAGAACTACTCCAAACAATTTTTCCTGTCAGATATAG TGAAACCTGATAAGGTGAAGATCAGTAAAGTCAACACTACGATGATAGAGTGGACTTACCCAAGCTCCTGGAGCAGTCCCTTCTCCTACTTCCCTCTCACTTTCCAGATTGCTCTGTTCAAACGGCCATGTAAAAGGTGTGATAACCCGTGCACTGACTCAAAGGCCACAAAG acCTTGACAGTCGACTTCGCAGACATTTGTCAGTTTGAAGTCAAGCGCAAGACTAAGGCTGTCTGTATCCGAGCTAAGGACGCTTTCTGCAACTCACCATGGAGCGAGTGGAGCCACTTTGG ATtggagaagaacaagaagaacaaacatcagcgaaacaaaaaaagagcgtga